A section of the Sedimentisphaera cyanobacteriorum genome encodes:
- a CDS encoding glycoside hydrolase family protein, which yields MKYKCTKIIILAVIFAPICVCGLASKANLTQLPKRKIFKIVSQGSRVVIEKGDPGTEDNKYGFEGGRVVRIGKEYHLITAERAGEPKIVKMRLAHWKSRDGISWERVSTLYESSGEFEGKDPRAALWGPMPVFEKSENRWYLVYVAYRAKPNDETGWYLNHEGKIWLAKSQKKGRSGIDGPYEDIGIILQPDENSGPWEGLQGTDSFFPYKIGDTWYAFYGSAQTQAERNMDYPKWCVGLAKADSLKGPWKRMSERNPIKLDPHFAENPVVTRLKDGRYVAMVDGGGGGFKYSVSDDGLHWSRAVKLPLEKHGKKWWSAMRTPLCLIPEGDGIYTVFHTAYTSSEFANVGMAKLKLIEEEIVPVK from the coding sequence ATGAAATACAAATGTACAAAAATTATTATTCTGGCCGTTATATTTGCCCCTATATGCGTATGCGGGCTTGCATCGAAGGCGAATCTTACTCAGCTGCCTAAACGAAAGATATTCAAGATTGTAAGCCAAGGAAGCAGAGTGGTTATCGAAAAAGGAGACCCGGGCACCGAAGACAATAAATACGGCTTCGAAGGCGGGAGAGTTGTGAGGATAGGCAAGGAATATCATCTCATAACAGCTGAAAGAGCCGGCGAGCCCAAGATTGTTAAGATGCGTCTTGCACACTGGAAAAGCAGAGACGGAATAAGCTGGGAAAGAGTTTCAACGCTGTATGAATCGAGCGGGGAATTCGAAGGGAAAGACCCCCGTGCAGCACTTTGGGGACCAATGCCTGTATTCGAAAAAAGCGAAAATCGCTGGTATCTGGTTTATGTTGCGTACAGGGCAAAACCTAACGACGAAACTGGCTGGTACCTCAATCACGAGGGGAAGATATGGCTCGCTAAATCTCAAAAGAAGGGAAGAAGCGGAATCGACGGGCCTTATGAAGACATTGGCATAATCCTGCAGCCCGATGAGAATTCCGGCCCATGGGAAGGGCTTCAGGGCACCGATTCATTTTTCCCCTATAAAATCGGCGATACGTGGTATGCTTTTTACGGAAGCGCGCAGACTCAGGCAGAGAGAAATATGGACTACCCTAAATGGTGCGTGGGGCTTGCAAAAGCAGACAGCCTTAAAGGGCCTTGGAAACGTATGAGCGAGAGAAACCCAATCAAACTGGACCCGCACTTTGCGGAGAATCCGGTAGTTACAAGGCTCAAAGACGGCAGATACGTCGCAATGGTTGATGGGGGAGGCGGAGGCTTCAAGTATTCAGTTTCTGATGACGGGCTCCACTGGTCCAGAGCCGTGAAGCTTCCGCTGGAGAAACACGGAAAGAAATGGTGGAGCGCTATGAGAACCCCGTTATGCCTTATCCCTGAAGGAGACGGGATATACACCGTTTTCCATACCGCCTACACCAGCAGCGAATTCGCAAATGTTGGGATGGCAAAGCTCAAACTCATTGAGGAAGAAATTGTTCCGGTTAAATAA
- a CDS encoding pyridoxal-phosphate-dependent aminotransferase family protein codes for MTDWKNPPKLFIPGPVHSTPEILEQLSRYTVGHRAKEYSQLHGETAAMLKKVLFTDQNVFLSTSSGSGGWECSMRNLVGEGEKVLCCMCGAFSDKYASVAKGCGVEYDELKVEWGRATTADMIDKKLASGEYSAVTFVYNETSTGVTNPVEEISVMIKEKYPDVLIFVDCVSAMAALPLKFDELGWDFAFASVQKAFAIPPGLAVFAVSDRAMQKAETVKNRGYYFDLLQFAKTAKKDQTPTTPAVPQIMALNYRCQLLLEEGMENVWERHQQMADFVRGWAKENFALFAEDEKFASNTLTTVKNTRGIDVAAVIEAVKEKHNAAFGNGYGKLKQETFRIAHMGDITLDELKDLLSWIDDEIK; via the coding sequence ATGACAGACTGGAAAAATCCTCCAAAACTATTCATTCCGGGGCCGGTACACTCTACTCCGGAAATCCTTGAGCAGCTCTCAAGGTACACCGTTGGCCACAGAGCCAAGGAATATTCTCAGCTCCACGGCGAGACAGCCGCAATGCTGAAGAAAGTTCTTTTTACAGACCAGAACGTATTTCTTTCCACCTCCAGCGGCTCGGGCGGCTGGGAATGCTCAATGAGGAACCTCGTTGGAGAAGGCGAGAAGGTTCTTTGCTGCATGTGCGGTGCATTCAGCGATAAATATGCCTCTGTAGCAAAGGGATGCGGCGTAGAATACGACGAGCTCAAGGTTGAGTGGGGCCGGGCTACAACAGCAGATATGATAGACAAAAAACTCGCTTCAGGCGAATATTCCGCTGTAACTTTCGTTTACAACGAGACAAGCACGGGCGTTACGAATCCGGTAGAAGAAATCTCTGTGATGATTAAGGAGAAGTATCCGGATGTGCTTATCTTTGTTGACTGCGTGAGCGCTATGGCTGCCCTTCCGCTAAAATTCGACGAGCTTGGGTGGGACTTCGCCTTTGCTTCTGTGCAGAAGGCATTTGCAATTCCGCCAGGGCTTGCAGTCTTTGCGGTAAGCGATAGAGCTATGCAGAAGGCAGAAACCGTTAAGAACCGCGGATACTACTTCGATCTCCTGCAGTTTGCTAAAACCGCCAAGAAAGACCAGACGCCTACAACCCCTGCTGTCCCGCAGATTATGGCTCTGAACTACCGCTGCCAGCTGCTTCTGGAAGAGGGCATGGAAAACGTTTGGGAAAGGCATCAGCAGATGGCCGATTTCGTCCGTGGATGGGCGAAAGAAAACTTCGCACTTTTCGCAGAAGATGAAAAGTTTGCCTCCAATACGCTCACTACCGTTAAGAATACAAGGGGCATTGATGTGGCTGCTGTGATAGAAGCCGTGAAAGAAAAGCATAATGCTGCCTTCGGCAACGGATATGGAAAGCTCAAACAGGAAACTTTCCGTATCGCGCACATGGGAGATATAACACTCGACGAGCTCAAAGATCTGCTCAGCTGGATTGATGATGAGATAAAGTAG
- a CDS encoding DUF1015 domain-containing protein, giving the protein MEIKAFKAYRFNPEIVGTAGDCIAPPYDVIKEQLQEALYKQNDYNIVRIIKGKQSEQDSENDNVYTRARDYLNSWIEENALRQDEKPSIYAYVQKFEAAGENFARSGFIALGRLAAFGKGVQPHEKTLDGPKADRLNLTRACKAQFGQIFMLYNDPEKVVEEIIDKCVQGEPLIEFCDEEGVQHSLYSVDADQDIAAVASMMQDKDPVIADGHHRYETALNYYNESGDPNAQYRMMTFVNMYNEGLVVLPTHRLAGDIEGFDIGKLITDLREQFEIEEFGFSDDSEKQDAKARMFEALERDFQSGKNSFGIYAADKAFYKIMLKDISFMASCAPELSEASRRLDVTILHRLILENILGIGDAQLASQANLEYIKGIGSAADDSISRVDSGEKQVVFFMNPTPVKQVRDVADAGEKMPQKSTFFYPKIYTGLTINKI; this is encoded by the coding sequence ATGGAAATTAAGGCATTTAAGGCTTATCGATTTAATCCGGAAATCGTCGGAACTGCCGGAGACTGCATAGCTCCTCCGTACGACGTAATCAAAGAACAGCTCCAGGAAGCCCTTTACAAGCAAAACGACTACAACATCGTTCGAATCATAAAGGGCAAACAGAGCGAACAGGACAGCGAAAACGACAACGTTTACACAAGAGCAAGAGATTACCTCAATTCTTGGATCGAAGAGAATGCCCTCAGGCAGGACGAGAAACCGAGCATATACGCCTACGTTCAAAAATTCGAAGCGGCAGGAGAAAATTTTGCCAGAAGCGGATTTATTGCGCTTGGCAGGCTTGCTGCTTTCGGCAAGGGCGTTCAGCCGCATGAGAAAACCCTCGACGGGCCAAAGGCAGACCGCCTCAATCTCACAAGGGCCTGCAAGGCTCAGTTTGGGCAGATTTTCATGCTCTACAACGACCCAGAGAAGGTAGTAGAAGAGATTATTGACAAATGCGTTCAGGGCGAGCCGCTAATAGAATTCTGCGATGAAGAAGGCGTTCAGCACAGCCTTTATTCAGTCGATGCAGACCAAGATATTGCTGCGGTTGCCTCTATGATGCAGGATAAGGATCCGGTAATAGCAGACGGGCATCACAGATATGAAACAGCCCTGAACTATTACAACGAATCCGGCGACCCAAACGCACAGTATCGTATGATGACGTTCGTCAATATGTATAATGAAGGGCTCGTTGTTCTGCCTACCCACAGGCTCGCGGGAGATATTGAAGGCTTCGATATCGGAAAGCTTATCACCGATCTGCGGGAGCAGTTTGAGATTGAGGAATTCGGCTTCTCAGACGATAGCGAAAAACAGGACGCAAAGGCGAGAATGTTCGAAGCTCTTGAACGTGATTTCCAGAGCGGCAAAAATTCCTTCGGCATATACGCAGCAGACAAGGCTTTCTATAAAATCATGCTCAAGGACATCAGCTTTATGGCAAGCTGTGCTCCAGAGCTCAGCGAGGCATCAAGAAGGCTCGATGTTACAATCCTGCACAGGCTTATTCTCGAGAATATTCTCGGCATCGGAGATGCACAGCTTGCAAGCCAGGCCAATCTGGAATATATTAAGGGAATAGGAAGCGCCGCAGATGATTCTATTTCAAGGGTGGATTCAGGCGAAAAGCAGGTTGTATTCTTTATGAACCCCACCCCTGTAAAGCAGGTTAGGGATGTGGCAGATGCCGGCGAGAAAATGCCGCAGAAATCCACTTTTTTCTACCCTAAAATATATACAGGGCTTACAATAAACAAGATATAA
- a CDS encoding M60 family metallopeptidase produces the protein MIKKTITAFLMLAAVCIGGYGELLKKDFAKLTENVQETASPGVPGPVCIFRPYTIPICVSGNYGGQKAAAAAGRTREGRFVCFGHGGYLNPSEIKKADTSVLFENCVKWLAGTEGRAKAAVIGNKPLCKLFEESHYDARNVSFSDTDKIMDSDLLVFDAGGLKKQHFKLLDKYLKDGNGIMTAMLGWGWKQVHSGKDLREECPANDFFSQYGVVWADGYLEPNKNGFMDSPDKLRESLNSLLAFEQMKKLKKSDDKLKIRQIGESIELAALSLPSEEPTLMQDLKRIARSRSVIPTGENPVTANDVASRAAITVYSRNIENTKPEQIKPHASAKKFPGAVKNDAPRVIKEIEIDLSVPRWHSTGLYAPAGKVIEADLTDELAKKGLNLRIGSHKDKLWHKDAWKRFPDITSSLNLSSNQTKAASAFGGLIYIDVPEGLKGKANIMLKGAVQAPYFELGKTNNEQWEEIRRRPAPWGELMGRNVVITVPSEKLRKLEDPSSLMQKWDEVFDACAELRGSPAPRLSCERIVPDVQISAGYMHSGYPIMTQSDQFDTLADINTLKNGSWGLFHEIGHNHQRKAWTFSGATEVTVNIFTVYVFDKVCGIAPIEGRMNARKRQQLKKEFNENGGTFAYWKKNPFVGLLCYLELQEEFGWEPYKKVFRKYEKMDSNELPKNDSERINRWVLLFSQTVKKNLVPFFRGWGWPVSEETAGKLKNLPVWPEIDSESGEE, from the coding sequence ATGATTAAGAAAACAATAACGGCGTTTCTAATGCTCGCTGCAGTATGTATAGGCGGATACGGTGAACTGCTAAAGAAGGATTTTGCAAAACTCACCGAAAATGTTCAGGAGACAGCCTCGCCGGGTGTACCCGGACCTGTATGCATATTTCGTCCATATACGATTCCGATTTGCGTAAGCGGGAATTACGGCGGACAGAAGGCGGCAGCGGCGGCCGGCCGCACAAGGGAAGGCCGGTTTGTTTGCTTCGGACACGGAGGATACCTCAATCCTTCAGAGATTAAGAAGGCAGATACTTCTGTGCTTTTTGAGAACTGCGTTAAATGGCTTGCAGGAACGGAAGGCAGGGCAAAAGCTGCTGTTATCGGCAATAAGCCTCTGTGTAAGCTGTTTGAGGAATCTCATTACGATGCAAGGAACGTAAGCTTCTCAGACACCGACAAAATTATGGACTCCGACTTACTCGTTTTTGATGCAGGCGGGCTTAAAAAGCAGCATTTCAAGCTTTTGGATAAATACCTCAAAGACGGCAACGGGATTATGACCGCAATGCTGGGCTGGGGCTGGAAACAGGTTCACAGCGGCAAAGATCTTCGGGAAGAGTGCCCTGCCAATGATTTTTTCTCACAGTACGGTGTTGTATGGGCGGACGGGTATCTCGAGCCAAACAAAAATGGCTTCATGGATTCTCCAGACAAACTCAGAGAAAGCCTAAACAGCCTGCTTGCATTTGAACAGATGAAAAAGCTCAAAAAAAGCGATGACAAGCTGAAAATACGCCAGATTGGAGAATCTATTGAGCTTGCAGCTCTGTCCCTTCCAAGCGAAGAACCAACACTTATGCAGGACTTAAAGCGTATTGCCCGCTCACGTTCGGTAATACCAACAGGGGAAAATCCGGTTACTGCAAATGACGTTGCATCGAGGGCAGCGATTACGGTTTACAGCCGCAACATCGAGAATACCAAACCTGAACAGATAAAGCCTCATGCTTCCGCCAAAAAATTCCCCGGAGCAGTTAAAAATGATGCGCCAAGGGTAATTAAAGAAATTGAAATTGACCTTTCTGTTCCTCGGTGGCATTCAACAGGCCTTTACGCCCCTGCCGGGAAGGTTATAGAGGCTGATCTGACAGATGAGCTTGCGAAAAAAGGGCTGAACCTGAGGATAGGTTCGCATAAAGACAAGCTCTGGCACAAAGACGCCTGGAAAAGATTTCCTGATATAACCAGCAGCCTCAATCTCAGCTCCAATCAAACCAAAGCAGCCTCTGCCTTTGGAGGGCTTATATACATTGATGTGCCTGAAGGCCTGAAGGGCAAAGCAAATATAATGCTTAAAGGCGCTGTGCAGGCTCCATACTTCGAGCTTGGGAAAACAAACAACGAGCAATGGGAAGAAATTCGCAGAAGACCTGCCCCATGGGGCGAGCTTATGGGAAGAAACGTTGTTATAACCGTACCCTCAGAGAAACTAAGAAAGCTTGAAGACCCCTCTTCGCTGATGCAAAAATGGGATGAAGTTTTTGATGCCTGTGCGGAGCTCAGAGGCAGTCCGGCTCCAAGACTCAGCTGTGAGAGAATCGTTCCGGACGTGCAGATAAGCGCAGGCTATATGCATTCTGGATATCCGATAATGACCCAGTCTGACCAGTTCGATACTCTTGCCGATATCAACACGTTAAAAAACGGAAGCTGGGGGCTGTTTCACGAAATAGGTCATAACCACCAGCGAAAGGCTTGGACATTTTCCGGTGCCACTGAGGTTACCGTAAACATATTCACGGTTTACGTGTTTGATAAGGTATGCGGGATTGCCCCTATCGAGGGCAGAATGAACGCAAGGAAAAGACAGCAGCTCAAAAAGGAATTCAATGAAAACGGCGGAACATTTGCATATTGGAAGAAAAACCCGTTCGTAGGCCTTTTATGCTATTTAGAGCTTCAGGAGGAATTCGGCTGGGAACCTTATAAAAAGGTTTTCAGAAAGTATGAAAAAATGGACAGCAATGAGCTTCCTAAAAATGATTCTGAAAGGATAAACCGCTGGGTTCTTCTGTTCTCTCAAACTGTGAAAAAGAATTTAGTGCCGTTTTTCCGCGGCTGGGGATGGCCTGTCTCAGAAGAAACAGCAGGCAAACTCAAAAACCTGCCGGTTTGGCCGGAAATCGACTCAGAAAGCGGAGAAGAATAA
- a CDS encoding MipA/OmpV family protein, producing MRLTFAALILSVSAGLASTDRSSDMADWEGFLSDSNVSVGIGAVVYRDLYKGTDTRGEPVPAITAEFGDVFISGRSFGYTFTKSRAMQLDAVFKYRGEPFETYYSDALEGLDRDSTLEGGLAAKFTAGKYVLGVSAFADLLSEHQGYYADIYAGRLFRQANLMVLPKLGVNVYDDNYNRYYYGVLEGEANGSRPEYSPSGSVSPYGSVFAQYSLSEKWSVFGSASIQFADDTVRESPIVGRDYSVSTMMGVSYSF from the coding sequence ATGAGATTAACATTTGCAGCTTTAATTCTAAGCGTTTCTGCAGGCCTCGCCTCCACGGACCGTTCCTCAGATATGGCAGACTGGGAAGGTTTTTTGTCTGATTCCAACGTTTCTGTGGGTATTGGAGCCGTGGTTTACCGAGACCTCTACAAAGGCACAGACACCCGCGGGGAGCCTGTTCCAGCGATAACAGCCGAGTTTGGCGATGTGTTCATCAGCGGCCGCTCCTTCGGATATACATTCACTAAAAGCAGGGCAATGCAGCTTGATGCGGTGTTCAAATACCGCGGCGAGCCCTTCGAAACATACTACAGCGACGCACTCGAGGGTCTGGATCGTGATTCAACGCTTGAAGGCGGTCTTGCAGCAAAATTTACTGCAGGAAAATATGTTCTTGGAGTCTCGGCGTTTGCCGACCTGCTCTCAGAGCATCAGGGCTATTATGCAGATATATACGCAGGCAGGCTTTTCAGGCAGGCCAATTTGATGGTGCTCCCGAAGCTTGGGGTCAATGTTTACGACGACAACTACAACCGCTACTACTACGGCGTACTTGAAGGCGAGGCAAATGGCAGCAGACCTGAGTATTCCCCTTCAGGCAGCGTGAGTCCTTACGGCTCAGTATTCGCTCAGTATTCACTCAGCGAGAAGTGGTCTGTTTTCGGTTCAGCATCAATTCAGTTTGCAGATGATACTGTTCGAGAGAGCCCGATAGTGGGCAGGGATTATTCTGTAAGCACGATGATGGGCGTGAGCTACAGCTTCTAA
- a CDS encoding TIGR02757 family protein has translation MNNTEKLKEILEGLYQKYNTAEFISSDPVMFVHRYSEREDMEIAAFIASSLAYGRVAQVKKSVDDLLSRMGKSPREFIDSFDRNQAAKLSGFKHRFNTGKDFVMLFNAFKELLDEFGSLENAFNRCTEKNDPDVIPALTKFTHLLKERAGGHKTRGLGYLLANPGSNSPCKRLNMFLRWTVRNDSVDPGPWEKIGAEKLIIPLDTHLIRLCRIIGLHKSKNPTMQTAKEVTEKFALICPEDPVKYDFALSRIGIVENCNGRGCVYCGTCELRGFCG, from the coding sequence ATGAATAACACCGAGAAGCTGAAAGAAATCCTTGAAGGGCTCTATCAAAAATACAACACAGCAGAATTTATAAGCTCTGATCCGGTTATGTTTGTTCATCGCTACAGCGAGCGGGAAGATATGGAGATTGCGGCTTTTATTGCCTCCTCGCTTGCCTACGGACGGGTTGCGCAGGTGAAAAAGTCTGTGGATGATTTGCTTTCAAGGATGGGCAAAAGCCCGAGAGAATTTATTGATAGCTTCGACAGAAATCAAGCAGCTAAGCTTTCCGGCTTCAAACACAGATTCAATACTGGCAAAGATTTTGTTATGCTCTTCAATGCTTTCAAAGAACTTTTAGATGAATTCGGAAGCCTTGAAAACGCATTTAACCGCTGCACTGAAAAAAACGATCCGGATGTAATTCCGGCATTGACGAAATTCACGCATTTATTAAAGGAACGAGCCGGCGGGCATAAAACGAGGGGATTGGGCTATCTGCTTGCAAACCCCGGCTCCAATAGCCCGTGCAAAAGGCTGAATATGTTTCTCCGCTGGACAGTGCGTAACGACAGCGTTGACCCCGGGCCGTGGGAGAAAATCGGGGCGGAGAAGCTCATAATCCCTCTGGATACCCATCTCATAAGGCTTTGCAGGATTATCGGCCTGCATAAAAGCAAAAACCCTACAATGCAAACTGCAAAGGAAGTTACAGAAAAATTTGCCCTTATCTGCCCTGAGGACCCGGTTAAATACGATTTCGCGCTAAGCAGAATCGGGATCGTTGAAAACTGCAACGGCCGCGGCTGCGTATACTGCGGAACCTGCGAGCTCAGGGGATTCTGCGGCTGA
- a CDS encoding cation diffusion facilitator family transporter encodes MKGKNAIAEIYRVTIWGTAGNLLLSICKTAAGLIGGSAAVLTDGLHSLSDLATDGAVFTGTKLSEKAPDKMHPYGHRWWETLSTLAISLVLFAAGAGAVVKSFSSGKVSSFESPALVYSVTLFSIAVKEFLFRITESAGRKTSSSALHANAWHHRSDALSSIAVLAGLIMTNMGIAYADSIAAGLVGLMIIIASMKLIGGVFREFSNTAAGRRTLETVRQISREDPDVGQIHKLRSRNIGREIFLDFHMLVDPQMSVQKAHEITDRIENKIAESLTVPVNITIHIEPDLEDKRKDE; translated from the coding sequence ATGAAAGGTAAAAATGCAATTGCAGAAATATATCGCGTTACCATCTGGGGGACAGCGGGAAACCTGCTGCTTTCGATCTGCAAGACAGCTGCGGGTTTAATCGGCGGCTCTGCTGCGGTGCTTACAGACGGTCTGCATTCTCTCAGCGACCTTGCAACTGACGGAGCAGTTTTCACGGGCACAAAACTCAGCGAAAAAGCACCCGATAAAATGCACCCATACGGGCACCGCTGGTGGGAAACGCTCAGCACCCTTGCAATCTCGCTTGTACTTTTTGCTGCTGGTGCGGGGGCTGTGGTTAAGTCATTCTCATCAGGGAAAGTGAGCAGCTTTGAGAGCCCTGCACTGGTTTATTCAGTTACGCTTTTTTCGATAGCGGTTAAGGAATTTCTTTTCCGTATAACCGAAAGTGCGGGGAGAAAGACCTCCAGCTCTGCTCTGCATGCAAATGCTTGGCATCACAGAAGCGATGCATTGAGCTCAATTGCAGTGCTTGCGGGGCTGATTATGACAAATATGGGCATTGCTTATGCCGACAGCATAGCGGCAGGCCTTGTTGGGCTTATGATTATAATCGCTTCTATGAAGCTGATCGGCGGGGTTTTCAGGGAATTTTCTAATACAGCAGCAGGAAGGCGGACACTTGAAACTGTTAGGCAAATCAGCAGAGAAGACCCGGATGTAGGCCAGATCCACAAACTGCGGTCAAGAAATATAGGCAGGGAAATCTTTCTCGATTTTCATATGCTCGTTGACCCTCAGATGAGCGTTCAAAAAGCCCACGAAATCACAGACCGCATCGAAAATAAGATTGCAGAAAGCCTCACTGTCCCGGTTAATATCACAATACACATTGAGCCTGACCTGGAGGATAAACGAAAAGATGAATAA
- the cmk gene encoding (d)CMP kinase — translation MKSRIVTIDGPAGSGKSTVSRELARRLGWSFLDTGAMYRALAYAAAEEGQDLGDEKGVAEIAGRQNFEFTPSSEGIKVFLDRRDISKEIRSPEVTASVSRIASSVVLRRLLVEMQRDFAQKAGDMVTEGRDQGSVVFPDADVKFYLDAGVKIRAQRRAAELEASGQRVDIQDVMKAIEKRDLADKSREAAPLVCPEDAIVIDSSNISAEQVTERMLSAVKEII, via the coding sequence TTGAAAAGCAGAATAGTTACTATTGACGGCCCCGCTGGAAGCGGGAAAAGCACAGTTTCAAGAGAGCTTGCCCGAAGGCTGGGCTGGAGCTTTCTGGATACCGGAGCGATGTACCGCGCTCTGGCATACGCTGCCGCTGAGGAAGGGCAGGACCTCGGCGATGAAAAGGGCGTTGCAGAGATTGCAGGCAGACAGAATTTCGAATTCACCCCCTCCAGCGAGGGGATCAAGGTCTTTCTCGATCGAAGGGATATATCCAAAGAAATACGAAGCCCTGAGGTTACTGCTTCTGTAAGCCGAATCGCCTCAAGCGTTGTTTTACGCCGCCTTTTGGTTGAAATGCAGAGAGACTTCGCTCAAAAGGCTGGGGATATGGTAACTGAAGGCAGGGATCAGGGTTCGGTAGTGTTTCCGGATGCGGACGTGAAATTTTACCTTGATGCAGGCGTTAAGATTCGCGCGCAGAGAAGAGCCGCTGAGCTGGAGGCTTCTGGTCAGAGGGTGGATATTCAGGATGTGATGAAGGCTATTGAAAAAAGAGACTTGGCAGATAAATCGCGAGAAGCTGCGCCGCTGGTCTGTCCGGAGGATGCGATAGTCATTGATTCAAGCAATATCAGTGCTGAACAGGTAACAGAGAGAATGCTCTCAGCGGTAAAGGAAATTATATGA
- a CDS encoding lysophospholipid acyltransferase family protein, protein MNNIGVRFKRTFFFYWLAKLSTTAFMRIFYRVRVKGKENLPDKGAFIMVSNHQSFLDPMLAVMFTWRVIFFLARDTLFKGLFGQLLLKLNTRPVKRGESDLKAMRTMIDILQRGYGTCIYPEGTRTPDGRIAEIKPGFLLLARKTKAPVIPFVIEGLHEIWPKKQSKPNLSGRVMVEIGEPVPYEKIKEQGAENFAKWLTDKIRQMQNDARVELGKEPFDYEALS, encoded by the coding sequence ATGAATAATATCGGAGTCCGTTTTAAGAGAACTTTTTTCTTTTATTGGCTTGCAAAGCTCAGTACCACGGCATTTATGCGAATCTTTTATCGCGTGCGGGTGAAGGGCAAAGAAAATCTTCCCGACAAGGGGGCCTTCATTATGGTTTCAAACCATCAGAGCTTCTTAGACCCAATGCTCGCTGTGATGTTTACGTGGCGGGTTATATTCTTTCTTGCAAGAGATACGCTTTTCAAAGGCCTTTTCGGTCAGCTCCTCTTGAAGCTGAATACAAGACCCGTAAAAAGGGGCGAGAGCGACCTTAAGGCAATGCGCACTATGATAGACATACTGCAAAGGGGATACGGAACCTGTATTTATCCCGAAGGCACGAGAACGCCCGACGGACGTATTGCAGAGATTAAGCCGGGATTCCTGCTTCTTGCCAGAAAGACAAAAGCTCCTGTTATCCCGTTTGTTATAGAAGGTCTTCATGAGATATGGCCGAAAAAACAGAGCAAACCGAATCTCTCCGGCAGGGTTATGGTGGAAATTGGCGAGCCTGTACCTTATGAGAAGATTAAGGAGCAGGGAGCGGAGAATTTTGCCAAATGGCTTACCGATAAAATCAGGCAGATGCAGAACGACGCAAGGGTTGAGCTGGGCAAAGAACCTTTCGATTATGAGGCGCTTAGCTGA
- a CDS encoding pyridoxine 5'-phosphate synthase yields MALLNVNIDHVATIRQARGTDEPDPVWAASICELAGANGITTHLREDRRHICDRDVRLLKQTVAALFNLEMSIAEDIVETALELVPDQVTIVPERRQELTTEGGLDCAGNFKNIQKQIQKITDKNIPASAFVIPERDQIKAAMDLGFEAVELHTGPYAQASFAEKSGELDRIRASVDYARGLGLTVHAGHGLTYRNVAPVSAVEGISELNIGHSIISRAVIYGLEKAVRDMTALL; encoded by the coding sequence ATGGCATTGCTAAACGTAAATATAGACCACGTGGCTACAATTCGTCAGGCACGCGGCACAGACGAACCTGATCCCGTTTGGGCGGCTTCAATCTGCGAGCTTGCAGGGGCTAACGGGATTACAACGCACCTCCGAGAAGACCGGAGGCATATATGCGACAGGGATGTAAGACTGCTCAAGCAGACAGTTGCAGCGCTGTTCAATCTCGAGATGTCCATTGCGGAAGATATCGTTGAGACAGCTCTGGAGCTCGTTCCCGATCAGGTTACGATTGTCCCGGAACGCAGGCAGGAGCTTACCACTGAAGGCGGGCTTGACTGCGCGGGAAATTTCAAGAATATACAAAAACAAATTCAAAAAATTACGGATAAAAATATTCCAGCCAGCGCTTTTGTCATCCCCGAAAGGGATCAGATCAAGGCGGCTATGGATTTAGGCTTTGAGGCGGTTGAGCTGCATACCGGGCCTTACGCTCAGGCATCTTTTGCTGAAAAGTCCGGTGAGCTTGACAGAATCAGAGCATCCGTTGATTATGCCCGAGGCCTTGGCCTTACAGTTCACGCAGGCCACGGGCTGACATACAGAAATGTTGCCCCTGTTTCGGCAGTTGAAGGCATAAGCGAGCTGAACATAGGGCACAGCATAATTTCAAGGGCGGTTATTTACGGCTTGGAAAAGGCTGTTCGGGATATGACAGCCCTGCTGTAA